GGCCCACCTGCAAAAAAGTACACATTTCTGTATCTGGCCCACCTTGCTCGGCTGTTGTAAGCTTCTCCCAGTTTGACCATTCCCTAAGAGACTCACCGGAACTGGTCTGCGCTGGGAGCATTCGGGATTCGGCATCACTGGGCAGAAGGGACTTGGTCCACCGCCGTTGCTTGTAGAAGAGGGCCAAGGACACCGCTGCGGCCGCAAAGAGCAGGAACCCCAAAGAGATGACCACTGGGTTTGGAAACCAAGTTTGGAGATCCAAGTTACCCCCCATAGGGAGAATAAGGAACTTTGGAGGCCTATCCACTCCGGGTTGTAGTCTGAACTTGGTCAGAAAAGGAGGACCCAAATTGTGAAAAACATCTGTCACTCTGGGACCCCATAGAGTTCAACTATAGGGCCAAATTCACCCCAAACGTACCTGATTTGCACTCCTTGCCACAGGCTGCCACTTCAACAGGTTGCctagaaaggaaaaatatatattattacacATGCATTATGTTTATAGGGGCTAAAATATAGTCCGACCTGGCCTTTCATCTTCATGTGGTCAAGGACAGTGATATATCTGCTCCGGGTTTTAGTCCGAATTGTGAATAAGCCCTTCATTCATAGAGATCCTTTGTATCTTCACATTGGAGTGCTTTGCTCTACTAATCTAGCTGATATATAGTCAGATAGTcacctatatatatatcctttcaTGCTCATGTGGTCAAGGACGGTGgcgaatctgctctgggttttagtctgaactgtgGATGAGCCCTTCATTCATAGAGATGCTTTgccctatctatccatctatctatatacatgtcAGGAGACCTATAAGCTTGCAGTATTGGGCCGTTTCGGCTGATTAATAACATAAGAATTGAGTTGGAACGTTAGTAAGCCCGAAAGGCATGTTCACGATATCATACGCACCGCAAAGGAGACTACAGTACTTGCCTACTTGGCCCGAAGGTTGGGTTCATGATCGACTCTGGTTTGAGGGTCGCCCTgggaaaagaatgaaaaaaaagcACTGAGTGGCGAGAGTCCTGGGTTCGAGTCCCATTGGGGAAAGCACAAAAGAGGGGCTCACTTTGGGCACGGGTGGCACGCCTCTCCAGAATCGCAGAAACTGGGCCGACACTCCCCACACTCGGCATTGGCCTCCTCCGAACCTACGACAAAGAAGATCAGATTGCAATATGTGAGAGATAAGAAATAACATAGATGCATAGGTAAGATATAGGAAATATCATaggtgcgatttcacagagaccacaaagaagaaaagtATATTACAGAGATGATAGATCAATATAAATATGATTGATAGATATATAGAGGTGGGGATTGATAAGTCGATAAGGCTGAAAAGGAAACAGACTCACAGTTCCGTTGTGTCTGCCGGTTGAGTTTCGAACACTGTCGGCACCGCTTGCAGGTGAAGCTCTTTCCGCCCGGGATGAGGCCATCGCCCACCTTGTACTGACCGGGGAGGCACCCACACTCCGTGTCCCGCGTGGCCGAGCAGCCCCTCACCACGCGCTGGCCCAGATTCTCtgggagagagacacacacaaccCATGTTTAGGGGAGGGCAAGGGACACTccaccccacccacccctccTTGAACGTGGCTGTGGGCTACCTTGGCAAGGGAAGCAAACGTCGCAGCGGTCTTCCAGGTTGGGCTTGGCCTGGAAGGTCCCGTTCCGGCATGGAAGGCAATGGCAGCGGGCGCTGATCTCAGTGCAACGCGGAGACAGGTGTTGTCctgaaacatacacacacacagtatatatagagagagagagacagagaagacaCACATATAACATCATatggatatatacacacacaatatatatatacacacaccatatatccacacactatatatagacataaatatttatacacactatatatacacaaacatagaaacactatatatagagagacagacagacacacataatatatggatatatacacacacacacatagacactATATAtagacacaaatatatatacacacgtatATGCGCGCGCACATATACACACTATACACACGTATATGCGCGCGCACATATacacactatatatacacacgTATATGCGTGTGCACATATacacactatatatacacacacactatatatagatacataaatatatacacacaccatatatacacacacatagacacactaTATATagacacatgaatatatatacacacgtatATGCGTGCGCACatatacacactatatatatagatacataaataaataaatatatacacacactatatatacacacatatatatacgcactatatatatagatacataaatatatataagcACCATATATACacaccctatatatatatacacacacatagacacgCACACTATATATAGacacataaaaatatatacacactgtttacacacacagagacacactatATACACACAGACTATATACACACGTATATacactatacacacacatatatacacaatatgtatacacacacagacacactatacatgcacacacacatatatgtattatatatatacatacacacagacactatatatacacacatgcatataaatatatacatacatagacacactatatacacacatattgacactgcacacacatatatatgtattatatatatacatacacacaaagacactatatatacacacatgcatatatgtatgtatgtatatatatatatatatatatatattgacactacgcacacacatacacatatatatgtattatatatatatatacacacatgcatatatgtatatatatatatatatacatacatattgacactatatatacacacatgcatatatgtatatatatatatacatacatattgacactatacgcacacacatatatatgtattatatatatacatatacacatagacacactatatatacacacatgcatatatgtgtgtatatatatatatatatatatatatatatatatatatacatgcatattgaCACTAtacgcagacacacacacatatatatgtattatatatatacatacatagacacactatatatacacacatgcatatatatatatatatatacatacatgcatattgACACTAtacgcagacacacacacatatatatgtattatatatatacatacatagacacactatatatacacacatgcatatatatatatatatatatatatatatatatacatgcatattgacactatacgcacacacacacatatgtattatatatatacatacatagacacactatatatacacacatgcatatatatatatatacatacatattgacactatacgcacacacacacacacatatatatgtattatatatatacatacatagacacactatatatacacacatgcatatatatatatatacatatatacatacatgcatattgACACTAtacgcagacacacacacatatatatgtattatatatatacatacacacaaagactatatatacacacatgcatatatgtatatatatacatccaTAGACAcactatatacacacatattaacACTATAAGCACACATGCCAATGTGCCAGTGTTCCTTATTATTCTTGCCTATTTGCCaaggtgcattattattattattattattattattattagtcttgtCCGAACCTTGCCTTGACCGCCTCACCTGGAGGGCACATCTTGGGCCGCTCGGACGTCCCTGGAGACCCTTCGCT
This DNA window, taken from Anolis carolinensis isolate JA03-04 unplaced genomic scaffold, rAnoCar3.1.pri scaffold_39, whole genome shotgun sequence, encodes the following:
- the LOC134294956 gene encoding tumor necrosis factor receptor superfamily member 25-like isoform X2, with protein sequence MGSRLAASALVFLMNVAFRCQSEGSPGTSERPKMCPPGQHLSPRCTEISARCHCLPCRNGTFQAKPNLEDRCDVCFPCQENLGQRVVRGCSATRDTECGCLPGQYKVGDGLIPGGKSFTCKRCRQCSKLNRQTQRNCSEEANAECGECRPSFCDSGEACHPCPKATLKPESIMNPTFGPSRQVL
- the LOC134294956 gene encoding tumor necrosis factor receptor superfamily member 25-like isoform X1 gives rise to the protein MNGLSAWPWVSMLDSMGRPLHPSFFSFLVQVFLMNVAFRCQSEGSPGTSERPKMCPPGQHLSPRCTEISARCHCLPCRNGTFQAKPNLEDRCDVCFPCQENLGQRVVRGCSATRDTECGCLPGQYKVGDGLIPGGKSFTCKRCRQCSKLNRQTQRNCSEEANAECGECRPSFCDSGEACHPCPKATLKPESIMNPTFGPSRQVL